The Brassica napus cultivar Da-Ae chromosome C1, Da-Ae, whole genome shotgun sequence DNA segment AGCTACTGATGCAGATGATGCAGATATCTCGAATTTAAACCTCTCTCTACTCCAAGCTTATAGATCTGAAGAGGAGTTTTGGAAACAAAGAAGTAGACAGTTATGGCTTTCTTTGGGAGACAAGAACACGGGATACTTCTATGCTGCTACAAAAGGGAGAAAAGCGAGAAATAGATAATCAATGATAGAAGACTCAAGTGGCGAAGTATACTACGAAGAGGAAAAAATCGTGGACACTATATCTATATACTTCGCAGATATCTTCACCTCATCAAGTAGAGACTGCATGCCGACCATCCACCAAGCTTTGTCACCAAAGGTTACACACGAAATGAATGAGCAGTTAATAAAGCTTCCGAGTGATGATGAGATCAGGATGGGGATGTTCTCAATACATCCAGACAAAGCCCCTGGACCAGATGGGTTCTCTGCTAGCTTTTTCCAATCAAATTGGGCAACTGTGGGTCCTGCAATCACAGCAGAGATACGACATTTCTTCAGCAATGGCCATCTACCAGCCACGGTGAACTCAAATTTCATTAGACTGATCCCTAAGATAAAAGACCCGAAGTTGGTCTCAGATTACAGGCCTATTGCTCTATGTAATGTCTACTACAAGGTGATCTCAAAGATCCTATCTCTACGCTTAAAACCCATTCTCCAGTCAGTCATCTCGGAAAACCAATCTGCTTTCATACCTGGGAGAGCGATTGCAGATAACGTACTGATCACGCATGAGACGCTCCACTACCTAAAAACGTCAAAGGCCAAAAAACAGTGCTCCATGGCAGTTAAGACTGACATGAGCAAAGCGTATGATCGCTTAGAGTGGAGTTTTATAAAGGCAGTAATGATGAGACTAGGCTTTCATGAGAAGTGGGTTACCTGGGTCATGGAATGCATCTCCATGGTTTCATACTCTTTCTTGATCAACGACTCAGTCCTTGGAAGAGTTGTACCTAAACGGGGGATCCGACAGGGAGATCCTCTGTCCCCCTACATCTTCATCCTCTGCAGTGAAGTTTTGTCAGGATTATGCGCAAAAGCTCAAAGAGATGGCTGTCTGGTGGGTGTTAAAGTGGCAACAAACAGTCCACGAATAAATCACTTACTTTTTGCCGATGACACCATGTTCTTTATCCGATCAGACGAGAGAAGCTGCTCCACGCTGATGAAGATCCTGAACCTGTACGAGGAAGCATCAGGTCAAAAGATCAACCTCGATAAATCATCAATCACATTTGCAAGGAAAATGAGTTCATCAGCGAGGTTTAGGGAAAAACAGATACTCAATATAACAAGGGAGGGAGGGGTAGGCAAATACCTCGGACTCCCAGAGCACTTTGGACGCCGCAAGAAGGACCTTTTCGCCTCCATTGTCGATAGGATTCAGCAACGAGCAATCTCTTACTCGTCTAGATATCTATCCACTGCAGGCAAGATGACTCTTCTCCAATCAGTCCTATCGGCGATACCAACATTCCCTATGTCCTGTTTCCAACTACCGGTTAGCTTATGCAAGAAGATACAATCTGTGCTAACACGTTTTTGGTGGGATGCAAATGATGGAACAAAGAAAATGTGCTGGATCTCTTGGGATAAACTCACTATGCCAAAAAGTATGAGAGGACTAGGTTTCAAGGACATTCAACGGTTCAACACAGCTCTCCTAGCAAAACTACCCAGGAGGATGCTAACCAATCCTAACTGCTTACTAGCAAGAATGCTGATGGGCAAATATTGCCAAAACAACAGCCTTCTAAAAGTGCAACCAGAGAAATCAGCCTCTCATGGATGGAGAGGAATACTAGCGGGAAGAGACTTACTGATTGAACAACTGGGGAAAGTAGTCGGAGATGGATCGACCACAAAGGTCTGGAGAGACCCGTGGATTTCAACTTCCTCTGCGCTAATGCCTTTTGGACCTGTAAGAGAAGAGGAAAGTGATTTATATGTGTCTGATCTGTTTTTACGAGATAAAGAAAGCTGGAACATTGCAAGAATTGAAGAGCTACTACCTACGCTTAAGAATGAGATCATGGCAATTTGACCAAGCATAACGGGCCAATTCCTACATCTGGTACCCTGTAGCCTCAGGAGCATACACAGCAAAATCAGGATATGCGGCAACTTCTGAGCAAAAAGTACATGAGATAACCCAACCTGCGACATCAACAACCTTCAATTGGCATAAGGCAGTGTGGAATGTGGCTTGTTCTCCGAAGCTTAAACTCCTTGTCTGGAAAACACTCCATGAAGCTTTACCTACGGATCAGAACCTGCAACGACGGGGAGTAATTAACAATATCTCATGCATCCACTGCGGGGGATCTGAATCTGTGAACCACCTTTTCCTACATTGTACCTTTGTTGCGACTGTGTGGAACCTCGTTCCTCTCCAATCACCGTTCTGCTCAACTATGTGCCCATCAATAGTCATCGCACTTGAAGCTTCGAGCAATTGGACTTGCCTTCCGCCGACGGGAATAAACACACTCTTTTGGATCATGTGGGCGTTGTGGAACACACGAAACCAACTCTTATTTGAGTCGCGTCACCAATCACCCTCAGAAGTGGTCTCCAAGGCTTTGGCAGCAGCTAGGGAATGGCAGCTTGCTCAGAACCCAATCGACACCTCACGTAATGCGCAAAAGGAGCCATCTATCACTCTGACACCGACGATCCCCTCAGGGACAATCCTATGCAATAGCGACGCAGCGTGGGATAAGAACTCGGAATCGACGGGACTTGGATGGATCTTTACATCTCCAGGAACCCCAACTCTTCAAGGCGCCCAATTTCAGACTCACGTGCAATCGGTCCTCTTGGCTGAAGCCCTAGCGGTACAATCTGCCCTCCAACACGCCATTCGTCTTGGCTACACACAAATCTGGCTTAGATCAGATTCTCTTGTGCTCATCAGAGCCATCACTTCGATCAACAAACCGAAGATCATCCACGGAGTTTTCTCGGATATCGGAGCTTTATCACTTTCCTTTGCTTTctgttttttctcttttattccTCGGGAGTTTAATGGACCTGCGGACCACTTAGCAAAAAGTTCTCTTTGTAACCGGGCCTCCTTGGGCCTAGACTTCTAGTTTCTTATTAATGAAAGAtggttgatcaaaaaaaaaaaagaacacgtTCATGCATGCATCTCTTACGTTAACGACTGCCTTCGTTTTGTAACTTAAACCAACAAAACATGTGAATAAATTATGAATACACATTAAAACGGATAACACCAATCTAGTCACCAATTTGTTTGGACTTTGGTAAATTACAATCAATTAACAATctgaaaatatacaatttttttctataatgaaAAGATTCAATAAAAATGTTCAATGGTTCAGTTTGTGGAAAGATACAAACCCTAAATGAAATTGTAGCCATTAGAATAGAGATTATGAACAAAATCTACCGCTGCGGTAGATTcatttttttctacaaaaatgTTGACATCATTGTTTAGATGAAAACAAGTTTTGAATTGGGATCCAGTAAACACACAAAACTATGAAATTCTGGATGAGTTAAAATAACAgacaaaaaatgaatttttgagAATAACGTTATATTTCTGATCGTACGTAACTtcacaaaaacaataaattaaaagagAAATGGTGATGAGAGGGAGGaagagaaaatatataaatttgtcaACCTATTATGAAAAGGTTCAATGGTAAATCTTTTGAAAAGATGCAACTTTTCTATTATGAAAAGGTTTAATGGTTGAATTTCTGAAAAGAGTTGAATTTCTGAAAAGATGCAACTCTTCGAAAAATGAACATGTTTTttccttaaacaatttttttaaaagtttatattaTGAAAGAGTTCTCAAAAGATGCAATTCTTCAAAGAATGAACCtctgttttgtttaaattaattattttaaaaaagaatattatgaAAAGGCTCAATGGTTAAACTTATAAAAACGTACAATTTTCTaattatgaaaagatttaatGAAATGGTTCAATGATTCAGTTTGTGAAAAGATACAACCCTTTTACGAATGAACACATCTTTTGGTTAAATAAAATGACATCATACTTGTGATTATAAATAAGATTAGATCCCTTAGATTAGAGATTATGAGCAATTTCCACCCttagattaaatttttattttcctataaaaaatgGCGATgacagaaaaaacaaaaaatgggtttgctattatatatagattcatcAGTTGTTTTTACATCAAATTTATGGAAACTTTACGACTGATTTTTAAACTATCTgaacttaaaaattatatttttaatgtttctaattattattcatACAATAATATATCCGCGAATTTGCAGGCAACCACCTAGTATGCTTTTATTAACTAAACATTTCAAGAATATTGGCAGTGATTACATGTCTCCCGAATATGCAATGTACGGCCAATTCTCAATGTAATCAGATGTGTACAGTTTTGGAGTCTTAGTTCTTCAGATTATAAGTGGTAAAAAGAACAGCAGTCTGTATCAAATGGATGGTAATGCTGGTAATTTGGTTACATATGTGAAAATAAACCATTAtactttcatttatttatttttctttatttagcAACTAGATAGGGATCCATGCGCAGAGTAAAATAATcgattatattatttattttacgttGTACTAAGAGATTTGTCGTATAGCTTTTTCTATAGATAGACATTCAGATATCCGTCCAGATTCATGTGATATATTcggatttcatatttttagaattagaaatttaaatttgattcagatatttagaaatttcagtttgaatttggtttggatttggttcgAATCTTTGCGGATTTGGTTCGTGTaaccattttaattatataatttttttaacaaaaactcAAATATACTTGAGTCCTCaacattcaaaaataaaaataatataaaacataaaaattagaataatgtaagactaaatacttaaatttaaataaaaattagttcaaattaaatattaacaatTGATAATTTCACTATTTTGAacttttattgttatttttagatataaaattaaaaataattaatatacttaagtatataattgtgatttagatatttttggcATCTAAAATATTACAGTTTTGATAGAATTCGGGTTTGTTATCtggatattaaaattttagatccaTCTCaataattaattagttttagtttgtgtttagtattactttcaaatcaagttcgATTTGGTTCTTCGGATTTTGATATTTTAGCAAGACTTACTTTCTTCTAATAatgtaaatcaaaataaaataaatgtaaaataaatattattttacatacATCATTATTAATTGGGCCatactttaaaaatatcaaatacgTTGGGCCTCGGGTCAATATTGTTGGGCATGTTGAAAAATTGACATAGTCTATAACCAATAACATGTACTTCTTATAAAATATTcttggtaaatataataaaaacatgatacAATCGAGTGAAAAAAGGTTAGGATTGCATCAAAAATAATGTGATCTCTTCATTCGGAAcctgaattttgtttttcaatcgTTTTcgtgaatttttttctttttaaggaTTTGTTAAATTCTGATTCTTatagaaatttgattttgtttctaaTTCTTGGTCTCGTATAAAAAACTCAGTAAAGAAAAGCAATATTTGTCTAAACTAAAGATCCGATTTTGTGTGCAGTGTTTTTCACCTCAGTTTCCTTAACTCATAACCAATCACAATTATTTGTTGGCTTCGTTTACAGATGCCTCAACAATGGCCAAGTTTGGCAAGGTACgaaactttcatttttttaaacattattattccaacattttatttgatgtgaatcttaatgattttctaatttatttctttcaatAATGATATTATTCAGTAGTTGCACTGAGAAAAATTCAATTCACTAATACAAAGGTTAAAATATAGGAACTAAAAATAagctaattaaaaaaattagtgtgtGAATACATTAAATTGTATTCGTTAGAGTTAAAAAATTAGTTCATGAACACATTtagttttaaatgattttaagaCTGCTATGCCAGCCTTCTAATTTACAAATGATTGTAAAGCTGACACGTGTTAATTAAtgtgtgaacatatttattacaaatgattcctttttaatatatagggaatgaccaacattttttattattaaaactagCTAGGGTAAATAAGttaagaaaacaatagaaaagtattttctattatatatatttttataagatttAGTTTAGtcccatttaaaaattttacgtTCGATCCGGATCTGCAGTCGGACCGGTAAACCCGCTGACCTTTTAAGTATTGGCTTtggattttcaaaaatatccgCTAATTAAAAATCCGATAAAATCCGTTAAAAAACCTGAACCCGATAATCTGGCTATCAGTTGAACCACTGGATGAACCAGTGAgtaattattatttagtttttttttaggtttttaattattttattaaatatgttttgtaTTCTAAATGAGAAATTacgtttttaacttttaagacTTTTATTTTTCTCGTGAGACTATCGTTTTCCTTACTGCCACATatctcttatatactaaagcacaagtcactcaTCCAATCATATTTTGCCATTtggtttatattaaaaaaaattaatttaacaaaaaacaaaaggttAAAGTAAAAATTCtctaatcaaaaaaaatattacaatccataatttttaaaaccgtaaaatttcaaaacccaaaattttcTCAAGCATTACCACCACGTTTAAAGTGAATCATGTCATTTATATAACTGCCATACTCACGATTCAAACTGTTTATcttctatataatttttaacctATCATTTTGCTTCGTTTATATCCTCtccctctctatctctctcttttcaTAGTTTCACcttttaaatcatcttttagGTTTTGAGTGAGGAAAGAAATCGATACaggtttataattaatttttatccaGATTGAATTTTCTCTTCTTCACAACTTGATACTCTCTTTTCGCATAattcacaaaaatttcaattgAGTTTCCTCAACCTTCATTCTTCAAATACTAATAGAAATAAAAGCATTGTCTTTATAAAAATGAACGCATTGTCAACAATGAAGGTAATAAGAAGTATagaaacttttatttatatatattatttttgaggTGGATTCTCTTTTCTGTTTCTTTGAGCCAATATAATTTATTCATAGAATATACTTTCATATGTAACTCTTTCAAAGTCTTCGTTCCTGGAAAATGAATGTGGCTATCTGTACCATTGATCAGTTGCAGAACTttgatttaaaagtaaaaagcAAAATGATTTCTTATGTTTAGATGATAATAAATCCAATCATTTGTTGTTTCCTATATGTGTAGTCATCACTATAATTCCAAAAAGTCACACTTAACATTACCTGAGTTAGTACATGTAACTCAAGTATTGACTATGTATGTAAATTTAGTTGATTTGTTTTCTAACAAAAAgtatatgattttgttttacaATATGCATCAAAATTAATTAAGGAACCCGCGCAATAGCGCGGGCAAATATCTAGTATTCTATAATTCCTTTaacattcttttaaaaaatttgattattttcttcatcataaatagtatttattttagtcttctaGATTCTAACTTCTATCATATAAACAGTGTTTTTATTCTTTATTGtgaatcataatttttttatcttgttttcttgattttatatgtttttatagttGTGAATCAAAATCATTGATCTTattctattttgtaaaaaatatatatataaatccatCCCTCTCCCACATACTAAGAAGCGTTTGGCTAAAAAAGGTTTTCATACTTATATGatttcttataatatatttcacCTTAACCTCAAACCAACTTCTTTTGATTTTCGTGAAAACATGTCTCAGCTGAATAAAAGACAATCTAATTAAcggaaacaaaaag contains these protein-coding regions:
- the LOC125579799 gene encoding uncharacterized protein LOC125579799, with amino-acid sequence MCPSIVIALEASSNWTCLPPTGINTLFWIMWALWNTRNQLLFESRHQSPSEVVSKALAAAREWQLAQNPIDTSRNAQKEPSITLTPTIPSGTILCNSDAAWDKNSESTGLGWIFTSPGTPTLQGAQFQTHVQSVLLAEALAVQSALQHAIRLGYTQIWLRSDSLVLIRAITSINKPKIIHGVFSDIGALSLSFAFCFFSFIPREFNGPADHLAKSSLCNRASLGLDF